From the Paenibacillus sp. R14(2021) genome, the window GCGCACCGCAGCGTTTGGCTTCGCGAAGCGCTGCCAGCGTATCTGCAGTCTCGCCGGATTGGCTGACCACGATCACCAGCGTATCAGGCGTAATGATCGGTGAACGGTAGCGATACTCCGAAGCTACATCCGTCTCTACCGGGATGCGAGCCAGGTTTTCGATGATGGATTTACCCACCAACCCGGCATGGAATGCTGTTCCGCAGGCAACGATGTGTACCTTGCGAATGCCGCGAATCTGCTCTGCTGTCATCCCGATTTCGTTCAGGACCACGGAGCGGCCATCGTCTGAGATACGGCCCATCATGGTGTCGCGGTACGCTTTAGGCTGCTCATAAACTTCCTTCAGCATAAAGTGATCGAATCCGGCTTTTTCCGCCGTTACCAAGTCCCAATCGACATGGAATATTTCCTTGGAAATAAATTCGCCTTCAATCGTCATCAATTCAACACTGTTTTTCGTCAAAATCGCCATTTCGCCGTCATCCAGAATGTACACGTTACGCGTATGCTCCAGGATCGCGGGAATATCGGAGCCGATAAAATTCTCGCCTTCCCCAACTCCAATAACGAGAGGACTCGCGAATCGAACGGCAACGAGACGATCCGGTTCAAACTCCGTCAATACGCCAAGCGCGAACGCACCGCGCATCCGCTTGACCGCACGTTGTACGGCCTTCACGATATCGCCGTCATACTCGTCTGCTACGAGGTGGGAGATCACCTCTGTGTCCGTTTCCGATACAAACTTGCAGCCTTTGGCAACCAGTTCATCCTTCAAATCCAAGTAGTTCTCGATGATTCCGTTATGCACAACAGAGAACTTATGCGAATTGTCCGTATGCGGATGCGAGTTTGCGTCCGACGGCTTGCCGTGCGTTGCCCAGCGCGTGTGTCCAATACCGACTGAGCCTTCGAGCGGCTGTCCGTCCAGCTTCTGCTCCAGGTTGGCAAGACGACCGATCGACTTGCGCACTTCCAGCCCGTTCTTCGTGAACACCGCAATACCTGCAGAGTCGTAACCGCGGTATTCCAGCTTCTTCAAGCCCTCGATCAAAATATCCTGTGAATCCCGTTTACCGATATAGCCAACAATTCCGCACATGTAAATAAACCTCCGTTATAGGTAGTTCCCTGCAATAACGGATGCAAACGGACTTCAAGCATGGCGGCACAAAGCCGCCACTTCCGCCGGCATCGTCCCTGCACAGGATAATTAGACAATAAGAAAATAAGCGCAGCGTATCCGCACGATTGCGGGCTGCCTTCCGTATCCACATACACAAAACACGTACTACAAAGAAGATACTTGTTGAAGCGGTAAGCCTCCCCAGTGTCCCCGTCGCGTACAGACAGACTTCACCCCTGAACCGACAACGCAGCTTACAGAAGACAGGTTCAATCCGTGGGCAGCAAAAAACAAACAGCGCTTCTTGGCTGCATGCTGATGCCCAATTGGGCGAAATTCAAATCAAAATACGATCTGCGCAAAGACGGCCTCCGTTGCCGCTTGCGCTTCTCCTTGCTATAGAGCATTCTACCGACCTTTTGTCAGACCAGTCGCCCGGTCTATTTGAGAATCGGCTTTCGGTTAAATGCATTACCGGGAGGTCCCCGCCGAACATTCCGAACACCTCCACCTCGTCAGCTTGCCGTTTCCTACAACCGATAATTGATCTGCATGGCCGTTTCCAATTGGACCGCTGCAGCAGCTGTACAAACTCGCGCAAGCTCTGGCGCTTTGTAAATCCGATAACCTCAACCCTCGCTTTCCTTCCTGAATGTTACTTCCTACTATATTCACTTTTACACAAAGGTGCAACCAATTATTTTGGTAAACGTTTACAAGATTCGCTAAAGTAAGCAGCAATTCGACCTCCCGCTTCCCGCAGGATCAATAAAAAACAACCCTAGATGAGCTTCTCCGCACATCTAGGATTGCCGATTTGTTCATACGTTATGACACGGCGCAATCGACGCAATCATCTACTTACTCAGCGCCGAGCTCTGCACGTACTGTAGTCACGATCCGCGCCACGTACGCTTCAACTTGATCTTTCTCGGGACCTTCCGCCATTACGCGGATCAACGATTCCGTACCGGATGGACGCACCAGCACGCGCCCGTTATCGCCAAGCTCCTGCTCGACTTCCGCAATGACAGCCGCAATCGCCGGATTGCTCTTATAGGCGGTTTTGTCAGCAACGCGCACATTGATCAGCACCTGCGGATATTTGCGCATGAGCTTCTTCTGCTCGCTTAGCTTCTTGCCGGATGCAACAAGCGTATCCGTCAATTGCAGCGCCGTCAGAATACCGTCGCCCGTCGTGTTGTAATCCAAGAATATCACATGCCCGGATTGCTCGCCGCCCAGGTTGAATCCGCCCCGGCGCATCTCTTCCATGACGTAACGATCGCCGACAGCCGTCTGTGCCGTTTTCAAGCCGATCTTCTCCGCGGCCTTGAAGAATCCGATATTGCTCATCACGGTCGTCACGACCGTATCGTTCTTCAGCTTGCCAGCACGCTTCATCGCGTCGCCGCAGATGCACAGAATAAAGTCGCCGTCGACCTCTTCGCCGTTCTCGTCAATCGCAATCAAACGGTCCGCATCGCCGTCGAAGGACAGACCCAGATCCGCTCCGTGCTTCAGCACTTCCTCGCGCAGATGCTCGGGGTGCGTCGAGCCCACGCCATCGTTAATATTCAAGCCGTTCGGCTCGGAACCCACAGTAATGATTTCCGCTCCAAGCTCGCGGAATACGGTAGGAGCAATGCTGTAAGCCGATCCGTTCGCACAGTCG encodes:
- the glmS gene encoding glutamine--fructose-6-phosphate transaminase (isomerizing), whose translation is MCGIVGYIGKRDSQDILIEGLKKLEYRGYDSAGIAVFTKNGLEVRKSIGRLANLEQKLDGQPLEGSVGIGHTRWATHGKPSDANSHPHTDNSHKFSVVHNGIIENYLDLKDELVAKGCKFVSETDTEVISHLVADEYDGDIVKAVQRAVKRMRGAFALGVLTEFEPDRLVAVRFASPLVIGVGEGENFIGSDIPAILEHTRNVYILDDGEMAILTKNSVELMTIEGEFISKEIFHVDWDLVTAEKAGFDHFMLKEVYEQPKAYRDTMMGRISDDGRSVVLNEIGMTAEQIRGIRKVHIVACGTAFHAGLVGKSIIENLARIPVETDVASEYRYRSPIITPDTLVIVVSQSGETADTLAALREAKRCGARVLAITNVVGSSVSREADDVIITQAGPEIAVASTKAYTSQLIAFYLLGLFLADTLGTRDSAYITDVIGAMNQLPEQVERILDSAVVLKQIADSISKHSNLFFIGRGVDFAVAQEGSLKLKEISYIHSEAYAAGELKHGTLALIEEGIPVIAVITQEELYEKTLSNIKEVKARGAHVLGIINEGNEVEVGKSVDELFSIPKTLPLLAPALSVVPLQLIAYYASLARGNDVDKPRNLAKSVTVE
- the glmM gene encoding phosphoglucosamine mutase: MGKYFGTDGVRGVANRELTPELAYKIGRCGGYVLAGQAEKPKVVIGLDTRISGPMLEASLIAGLLSIGASVVRIGVVSTPAVAYLTRVLGADAGVMISASHNPVEDNGIKFFGGDGFKLSDETENEIERLMDAEVDELPRPEGGDIGSVTIDESAKRMFIDFLKTTVTGSFAGLKIVLDCANGSAYSIAPTVFRELGAEIITVGSEPNGLNINDGVGSTHPEHLREEVLKHGADLGLSFDGDADRLIAIDENGEEVDGDFILCICGDAMKRAGKLKNDTVVTTVMSNIGFFKAAEKIGLKTAQTAVGDRYVMEEMRRGGFNLGGEQSGHVIFLDYNTTGDGILTALQLTDTLVASGKKLSEQKKLMRKYPQVLINVRVADKTAYKSNPAIAAVIAEVEQELGDNGRVLVRPSGTESLIRVMAEGPEKDQVEAYVARIVTTVRAELGAE